A single genomic interval of Drosophila virilis strain 15010-1051.87 chromosome 2, Dvir_AGI_RSII-ME, whole genome shotgun sequence harbors:
- the LOC6633026 gene encoding uncharacterized protein isoform X1, translating into MKAKLTRCVSILLFLVILNKCKGRGVEAVGQALIQLSHDDDLDDNYPEIKDEVHLEDFFWTGSGDGPPDYLKKVHTGISKGKDVIVKTETVVATVYVDGNNEIEIPICLDCRPDDGGGNWDLGAPGMPPLNYSSTDRRYWLLTVMSGFYTSRDNPMLEEKLARLYRLAFTRQQTRHLGINGAQQIAGVSIESSRERRQPGPDISTTTTTWPGDDVEIFDMQVDTTHQIKTVWAAGAEPEWAVADSAESSESPLSSSTVATIATESMDYSAYVTLIPWELIQQNGKSEKLQEMREALLSQQQQEEQQQQQRQQQSLYREDRVRVVIHNITQVSESELLKWNSSASNVADSDAYVNLKFSNERPVANQTELIYTVLVNGRPVLATTAAKDMELVSEAEAASTLGKAIYMKSEPYIREPTATALAPVPRSGQAGFFNSVKNNVVLVVISSVAILLLMLLLVAILLLGRTRARQRELSAVNRTSSRNELLSEGQSMRPSSRGTLLDSAAGGSAPNPGDQSTTRTRDVGVQNFSYEREPRISFPAPPAEAHTRTRRDSISSTDNTSDSSVYCPINPPSADVQRILDDKASRLFDGHKRRRHQYDRAEGGLEDTIYASVVSEKKGDKSRHKSKRRYLNENRVGSLETSPVQGSLGQSNSSTEEGNSPAATRRSYENFQRNEAYNPHNNYHRNKLLQQQTIFTDKEYPEDDTVGSPQAINREMIRSRGVQPSEKSSDTASVGSFLSMASVRAFPKSTLPEPLNRVLDPVFVTYYDNVNAVAPQSGAAPPQQNSTRSLKSHKSLGSRDSTIATIASFPSPKAPPPVRNVRSASHSDNPDPGCVGPVVWERHKKRLSSSADNQEARSYADFSPSPMHDASAIRNHYEGLLEGAMQMYASQDDLPMPLPSRDFTNKRRTTKREHRGSSAGLPSNPPKAYNTADRPATAQPEKTPKSAQSTQPPSPTYSAWGSSLHGSHSPLVRPLSAGPFLRPETILEISRGALITSSSTANTPGRERKASAPSAAPLIEAIQSELRKFKQQKD; encoded by the exons ATGAAAGCAAAACTGACGCGTTGTGTGtcaattttattgtttctggTCATTTTGAACAAGTGCAAGGGGCGCGGGGTTGAGGCAGTTGGACAGGCTCTGATACAATTAAGTCACG aTGATGATTTAGATGATAACTATCCGGAAATCAAGGATGAGGTGCATTTGGAGGATTTCTTCTGGACGGGCTCAGGCGACGGGCCGCCCGACTATCTGAAGAAGGTGCACACAGGCATCAGCAAGGGCAAGGATGTCATAGTCAAGACGGAAACCGTGGTGGCCACCGTCTACGTGGATGGCAACAAT gaAATCGAGATACCGATTTGTCTGGACTGCAGGCCTGATGATGGTGGCGGCAATTGGGATTTGGGTGCACCTGGTATGCCGCCGCTGAATTACTCCTCAACGGATCGTCGCTATTGGCTACTGACTGTCATGTCTGGTTTCTACACGTCCAGGGATAACCCCATGCTGGAGGAGAAGCTGGCGCGTCTATATCGGTTGGCTTTTACTAG ACAGCAGACACGCCACCTGGGCATAAATGGAGCACAACAAATTGCGGGCGTTTCTATAGAATCATCACGTGAGCGCCGCCAGCCGGGGCCAGATATAAGCACTACGACCACCACATGGCCGGGCGATGATGTCGAAATATTCGATATGCAGGTGGATACAACGCATCAAATCAAAACTGTGTGGGCGGCGGGTGCGGAGCCCGAATGGGCAGTCGCTGACTCAGCAGAGTCAAGTGAGTCGCCGCTGAGCAGCTCCACGGTGGCAACCATAGCGACAGAGTCCATGGACTACAGCGCATATGTTACGCTTATCCCCTGGGAGTTAATACAGCAGAATGGCAAGTCGGAGAAGTTGCAGGAAATGCGCGAGGCGTTGTTAagtcaacaacagcaggaggagcagcaacaacaacaacggcaacaacagtcACTCTATAGGGAGGACCGAGTGCGGGTTGTTATACACAACATCACGCAAGTCAGCGAATCGGAGCTGCTTAAGTGGAACAGCTCGGCTAGCAATGTGGCTGACTCCGATGCGTATGTTAACCTTAAATT CAGCAATGAGCGACCTGTAGCCAATCAAACGGAACTCATCTATACAGTCCTTGTGAATGGGCGACCAGTTTTGGCCACCACGGCTGCTAAGGACATGGAACTGGTTAGCGAGGCGGAGGCAGCTAGCACGCTGGGCAAGgccatatatatgaaatctgAAC CTTATATTAGGGAGCCCACGGCTACAGCCTTGGCGCCGGTGCCACGTAGCGGACAGGCAGGCTTTTTCAACTCTGTGAAGAACAATGTGGTGCTGGTGGTCATTAGCTCTGTGGCCATTCTGCTCTTGATGCTGCTATTGGTGGCCATCCTGTTGCTGGGACGCACACGTGCTCGCCAGCGTGAGCTAAGTGCGGTAAATAG AACCTCCTCGCGCAACGAGCTTTTATCAGAGGGTCAGTCCATGCGACCCAGTTCGCGTGGTACTTTGCTGGACAGCGCTGCGGGTGGCTCTGCTCCTAATCCCGGTGATCAGAGCACCACACGGACTCGGGATGTGGGCGTGCAAAATTTTTCGTACGAGCGAGAGCCACGCATCAGTTTTCCGGCACCGCCAGCTGAGGCACACACGCGTACACGGCGTGATTCCATTTCCTCAACGGATAATACCTCCGACTCTTCGGTTTATTGTCCCATTAACCCGCCCAGTGCCGATGTGCAGCGTATATTGGACGACAAGGCGTCACGCCTATTTGACGGGCACAAGCGACGGCGGCATCAGTATGATCGTGCTGAGGGAGGACTCGAGGATACCATATATGCCTCGGTGGTATCGGAGAAGAAGGGCGACAAGTCGCGCCACAAGTCGAAGCGTCGCTATCTAAATGAGAATCGTGTTGGGTCGCTGGAAACCAGTCCGGTTCAGGGCTCGTTGGGTCAAAGCAACTCTTCCACGGAGGAGGGTAACTCGCCGGCTGCCACGCGTCGCAGCTATGAGAACTTTCAACGCAATGAGGCTTACAATCCGCACAACAATTACCATCGCAATaagctgctgcaacagcaaacTATCTTTACGGATAAGGAGTACCCGGAGGATGATACCGTCGGCTCCCCACAAGCCATCAACAGGGAGATGATACGTTCACGCGGCGTACAACCATCAGAGAAGTCTTCAGATACGGCCAGTGTGGGTTCCTTTCTGTCCATGGCCTCTGTACGCGCCTTTCCCAAGAGCACACTGCCCGAACCACTGAATCGCGTGCTGGATCCCGTTTTTGTCACCTATTACGACAATGTGAATGCTGTGGCACCGCAATCCGGAGCAGCACCGCCACAACAGAACTCCACCAGATCCCTGAAGTCACACAAATCCCTTGGGAGCAGGGATAGCACCATTGCGACCATTGCCAGTTTTCCCAGCCCGAAGGCTCCACCTCCAGTACGGAATGTGCGTTCCGCTTCGCACAGTGATAATCCAGATCCGGGTTGTGTGGGACCCGTCGTCTGGGAGCGGCACAAGAAACGTCTCAGCAGCAGCGCTGACAACCAGG AGGCCCGGAGCTATGCTGACTTTAGCCCCAGTCCCATGCACGATGCTTCCGCCATACGCAACCACTATGAGGGTTTATTGGAGGGCGCCATGCAGATGTACGCCAGCCAGGATGATCTGCCCATGCCACTGCCCTCGCGTGATTTTACCAACAAGCGACGTACCACAAAACGCGAGCATCGCGGCTCTTCCGCCGGCCTGCCCAG CAATCCCCCAAAAGCATATAACACTGCGGATCGGCCGGCCACTGCACAGCCGGAGAAGACGCCAAAATCGGCCCAGTCCACGCAGCCGCCATCGCCCACCTACAGCGCTTGGGGCAGCAGTCTGCACGGTTCCCACTCACCGCTGGTGCGGCCACTGAGCGCTGGTCCCTTTCTGCGGCCCGAAACTATTTTGGAGATTTCCCGGGGCGCACTTATCACCTCCAGCTCCACAGCAAATACGCCGGGACGTGAGCGTAAGGCATCGGCGCCTTCGGCCGCGCCACTTATCGAGGCCATTCAAAGCGAACTGCGCAAGTTCAAGCAGCAGAAGGATTAA
- the LOC6633028 gene encoding larval cuticle protein 65Ab1: MIAIQSSFRSAARINMTTPKMILFVALVAVMAASCSAGFLDYVFPTLMSEYYSQVPTKEGYRFNLNDPNGSSREEIGVIMNPGTPEEQLVVMGTYSTYDEKTDTDTITMYTADKDGYKTRYQIKNRKLSGGNLKSLAG; this comes from the exons ATGATTGCTATTCAGTCTAGTTTTAGAAGTGCAGCTCGCATCAACATGACAACTCCAAAAATG ATACTTTTTGTTGCCCTGGTGGCAGTCATGGCAGCCAGCTGCTCTGCTGGTTTCTTGGATTACGTTTTTCCCACTCTCATGTCTGAGTATTACTCCCAGGTGCCCACTAAGGAGGGTTACCGCTTTAA CTTGAATGATCCCAATGGAAGCTCACGCGAGGAAATTGGTGTTATTATGAATCCGGGCACACCCGAGGAGCAGCTGGTTGTGATGGGTACCTACTCCACCTACGATGAGAAAACTGATACAGATACTATTACCATGTATACTGCCGATAAGGATGGTTACAAGACTCGCTATCAGATCAAGAATCGTAAATTGAGCGGGGGAAATCTCAAATCTTTGGCTggctaa
- the Capa gene encoding cardio acceleratory peptide 2b, translating to MKSFLGLLNIAYTILLLVLLTKFSAAVEHDKIRRGANMGLYTFPRVGRSDPSLVNSLHDDNDAVAYETLYGFGDASAEDFEEYQKRASLVPFPRVGRSDSELRKWAHLLALQQALDKRTGPSASSGMWFGPRLGKRSINVKDYPADTKGQKELF from the exons ATGAAGTCGTTTCTGGGACTACTCAATATTGCCTACACCATTTTATTGCTTGTCTTGCTGACCAAATTCAGTGCTGCAG TGGAGCATGATAAGATTCGTCGTGGTGCCAACATGGGTCTCTATACGTTTCCACGCGTCGGACGCAGCGATCCGAGCCTGGTGAACAGCCTGCACGATGACAACGACGCGGTTGCCTATGAGACCCTCTACGGATTTGGTGATGCCTCCGCTGAAGATTTTGAAG AGTATCAAAAGCGCGCCAGTTTGGTTCCATTTCCTCGTGTGGGACGCAGCGATTCTGAACTGAGAAAATGGGCCCATTTGCTGGCACTACAGCAGGCACTGGACAAACGCACCGGACCCAGCGCCTCGTCTGGCATGTGGTTTGGACCACGTCTGGGCAAGCGTAGCATCAATGTCAAGGACTATCCGGCTGATACAAAAGGACAAAAGGAATTGTTCTAA
- the LOC6633026 gene encoding uncharacterized protein isoform X2, with amino-acid sequence MKAKLTRCVSILLFLVILNKCKGRGVEAVGQALIQLSHDDDLDDNYPEIKDEVHLEDFFWTGSGDGPPDYLKKVHTGISKGKDVIVKTETVVATVYVDGNNEIEIPICLDCRPDDGGGNWDLGAPGMPPLNYSSTDRRYWLLTVMSGFYTSRDNPMLEEKLARLYRLAFTRQQTRHLGINGAQQIAGVSIESSRERRQPGPDISTTTTTWPGDDVEIFDMQVDTTHQIKTVWAAGAEPEWAVADSAESSESPLSSSTVATIATESMDYSAYVTLIPWELIQQNGKSEKLQEMREALLSQQQQEEQQQQQRQQQSLYREDRVRVVIHNITQVSESELLKWNSSASNVADSDAYVNLKFNERPVANQTELIYTVLVNGRPVLATTAAKDMELVSEAEAASTLGKAIYMKSEPYIREPTATALAPVPRSGQAGFFNSVKNNVVLVVISSVAILLLMLLLVAILLLGRTRARQRELSAVNRTSSRNELLSEGQSMRPSSRGTLLDSAAGGSAPNPGDQSTTRTRDVGVQNFSYEREPRISFPAPPAEAHTRTRRDSISSTDNTSDSSVYCPINPPSADVQRILDDKASRLFDGHKRRRHQYDRAEGGLEDTIYASVVSEKKGDKSRHKSKRRYLNENRVGSLETSPVQGSLGQSNSSTEEGNSPAATRRSYENFQRNEAYNPHNNYHRNKLLQQQTIFTDKEYPEDDTVGSPQAINREMIRSRGVQPSEKSSDTASVGSFLSMASVRAFPKSTLPEPLNRVLDPVFVTYYDNVNAVAPQSGAAPPQQNSTRSLKSHKSLGSRDSTIATIASFPSPKAPPPVRNVRSASHSDNPDPGCVGPVVWERHKKRLSSSADNQEARSYADFSPSPMHDASAIRNHYEGLLEGAMQMYASQDDLPMPLPSRDFTNKRRTTKREHRGSSAGLPSNPPKAYNTADRPATAQPEKTPKSAQSTQPPSPTYSAWGSSLHGSHSPLVRPLSAGPFLRPETILEISRGALITSSSTANTPGRERKASAPSAAPLIEAIQSELRKFKQQKD; translated from the exons ATGAAAGCAAAACTGACGCGTTGTGTGtcaattttattgtttctggTCATTTTGAACAAGTGCAAGGGGCGCGGGGTTGAGGCAGTTGGACAGGCTCTGATACAATTAAGTCACG aTGATGATTTAGATGATAACTATCCGGAAATCAAGGATGAGGTGCATTTGGAGGATTTCTTCTGGACGGGCTCAGGCGACGGGCCGCCCGACTATCTGAAGAAGGTGCACACAGGCATCAGCAAGGGCAAGGATGTCATAGTCAAGACGGAAACCGTGGTGGCCACCGTCTACGTGGATGGCAACAAT gaAATCGAGATACCGATTTGTCTGGACTGCAGGCCTGATGATGGTGGCGGCAATTGGGATTTGGGTGCACCTGGTATGCCGCCGCTGAATTACTCCTCAACGGATCGTCGCTATTGGCTACTGACTGTCATGTCTGGTTTCTACACGTCCAGGGATAACCCCATGCTGGAGGAGAAGCTGGCGCGTCTATATCGGTTGGCTTTTACTAG ACAGCAGACACGCCACCTGGGCATAAATGGAGCACAACAAATTGCGGGCGTTTCTATAGAATCATCACGTGAGCGCCGCCAGCCGGGGCCAGATATAAGCACTACGACCACCACATGGCCGGGCGATGATGTCGAAATATTCGATATGCAGGTGGATACAACGCATCAAATCAAAACTGTGTGGGCGGCGGGTGCGGAGCCCGAATGGGCAGTCGCTGACTCAGCAGAGTCAAGTGAGTCGCCGCTGAGCAGCTCCACGGTGGCAACCATAGCGACAGAGTCCATGGACTACAGCGCATATGTTACGCTTATCCCCTGGGAGTTAATACAGCAGAATGGCAAGTCGGAGAAGTTGCAGGAAATGCGCGAGGCGTTGTTAagtcaacaacagcaggaggagcagcaacaacaacaacggcaacaacagtcACTCTATAGGGAGGACCGAGTGCGGGTTGTTATACACAACATCACGCAAGTCAGCGAATCGGAGCTGCTTAAGTGGAACAGCTCGGCTAGCAATGTGGCTGACTCCGATGCGTATGTTAACCTTAAATT CAATGAGCGACCTGTAGCCAATCAAACGGAACTCATCTATACAGTCCTTGTGAATGGGCGACCAGTTTTGGCCACCACGGCTGCTAAGGACATGGAACTGGTTAGCGAGGCGGAGGCAGCTAGCACGCTGGGCAAGgccatatatatgaaatctgAAC CTTATATTAGGGAGCCCACGGCTACAGCCTTGGCGCCGGTGCCACGTAGCGGACAGGCAGGCTTTTTCAACTCTGTGAAGAACAATGTGGTGCTGGTGGTCATTAGCTCTGTGGCCATTCTGCTCTTGATGCTGCTATTGGTGGCCATCCTGTTGCTGGGACGCACACGTGCTCGCCAGCGTGAGCTAAGTGCGGTAAATAG AACCTCCTCGCGCAACGAGCTTTTATCAGAGGGTCAGTCCATGCGACCCAGTTCGCGTGGTACTTTGCTGGACAGCGCTGCGGGTGGCTCTGCTCCTAATCCCGGTGATCAGAGCACCACACGGACTCGGGATGTGGGCGTGCAAAATTTTTCGTACGAGCGAGAGCCACGCATCAGTTTTCCGGCACCGCCAGCTGAGGCACACACGCGTACACGGCGTGATTCCATTTCCTCAACGGATAATACCTCCGACTCTTCGGTTTATTGTCCCATTAACCCGCCCAGTGCCGATGTGCAGCGTATATTGGACGACAAGGCGTCACGCCTATTTGACGGGCACAAGCGACGGCGGCATCAGTATGATCGTGCTGAGGGAGGACTCGAGGATACCATATATGCCTCGGTGGTATCGGAGAAGAAGGGCGACAAGTCGCGCCACAAGTCGAAGCGTCGCTATCTAAATGAGAATCGTGTTGGGTCGCTGGAAACCAGTCCGGTTCAGGGCTCGTTGGGTCAAAGCAACTCTTCCACGGAGGAGGGTAACTCGCCGGCTGCCACGCGTCGCAGCTATGAGAACTTTCAACGCAATGAGGCTTACAATCCGCACAACAATTACCATCGCAATaagctgctgcaacagcaaacTATCTTTACGGATAAGGAGTACCCGGAGGATGATACCGTCGGCTCCCCACAAGCCATCAACAGGGAGATGATACGTTCACGCGGCGTACAACCATCAGAGAAGTCTTCAGATACGGCCAGTGTGGGTTCCTTTCTGTCCATGGCCTCTGTACGCGCCTTTCCCAAGAGCACACTGCCCGAACCACTGAATCGCGTGCTGGATCCCGTTTTTGTCACCTATTACGACAATGTGAATGCTGTGGCACCGCAATCCGGAGCAGCACCGCCACAACAGAACTCCACCAGATCCCTGAAGTCACACAAATCCCTTGGGAGCAGGGATAGCACCATTGCGACCATTGCCAGTTTTCCCAGCCCGAAGGCTCCACCTCCAGTACGGAATGTGCGTTCCGCTTCGCACAGTGATAATCCAGATCCGGGTTGTGTGGGACCCGTCGTCTGGGAGCGGCACAAGAAACGTCTCAGCAGCAGCGCTGACAACCAGG AGGCCCGGAGCTATGCTGACTTTAGCCCCAGTCCCATGCACGATGCTTCCGCCATACGCAACCACTATGAGGGTTTATTGGAGGGCGCCATGCAGATGTACGCCAGCCAGGATGATCTGCCCATGCCACTGCCCTCGCGTGATTTTACCAACAAGCGACGTACCACAAAACGCGAGCATCGCGGCTCTTCCGCCGGCCTGCCCAG CAATCCCCCAAAAGCATATAACACTGCGGATCGGCCGGCCACTGCACAGCCGGAGAAGACGCCAAAATCGGCCCAGTCCACGCAGCCGCCATCGCCCACCTACAGCGCTTGGGGCAGCAGTCTGCACGGTTCCCACTCACCGCTGGTGCGGCCACTGAGCGCTGGTCCCTTTCTGCGGCCCGAAACTATTTTGGAGATTTCCCGGGGCGCACTTATCACCTCCAGCTCCACAGCAAATACGCCGGGACGTGAGCGTAAGGCATCGGCGCCTTCGGCCGCGCCACTTATCGAGGCCATTCAAAGCGAACTGCGCAAGTTCAAGCAGCAGAAGGATTAA
- the LOC6633026 gene encoding uncharacterized protein isoform X3, translating into MKAKLTRCVSILLFLVILNKCKGRGVEAVGQALIQLSHDDDLDDNYPEIKDEVHLEDFFWTGSGDGPPDYLKKVHTGISKGKDVIVKTETVVATVYVDGNNEIEIPICLDCRPDDGGGNWDLGAPGMPPLNYSSTDRRYWLLTVMSGFYTSRDNPMLEEKLARLYRLAFTRQQTRHLGINGAQQIAGVSIESSRERRQPGPDISTTTTTWPGDDVEIFDMQVDTTHQIKTVWAAGAEPEWAVADSAESSESPLSSSTVATIATESMDYSAYVTLIPWELIQQNGKSEKLQEMREALLSQQQQEEQQQQQRQQQSLYREDRVRVVIHNITQVSESELLKWNSSASNVADSDANERPVANQTELIYTVLVNGRPVLATTAAKDMELVSEAEAASTLGKAIYMKSEPYIREPTATALAPVPRSGQAGFFNSVKNNVVLVVISSVAILLLMLLLVAILLLGRTRARQRELSAVNRTSSRNELLSEGQSMRPSSRGTLLDSAAGGSAPNPGDQSTTRTRDVGVQNFSYEREPRISFPAPPAEAHTRTRRDSISSTDNTSDSSVYCPINPPSADVQRILDDKASRLFDGHKRRRHQYDRAEGGLEDTIYASVVSEKKGDKSRHKSKRRYLNENRVGSLETSPVQGSLGQSNSSTEEGNSPAATRRSYENFQRNEAYNPHNNYHRNKLLQQQTIFTDKEYPEDDTVGSPQAINREMIRSRGVQPSEKSSDTASVGSFLSMASVRAFPKSTLPEPLNRVLDPVFVTYYDNVNAVAPQSGAAPPQQNSTRSLKSHKSLGSRDSTIATIASFPSPKAPPPVRNVRSASHSDNPDPGCVGPVVWERHKKRLSSSADNQEARSYADFSPSPMHDASAIRNHYEGLLEGAMQMYASQDDLPMPLPSRDFTNKRRTTKREHRGSSAGLPSNPPKAYNTADRPATAQPEKTPKSAQSTQPPSPTYSAWGSSLHGSHSPLVRPLSAGPFLRPETILEISRGALITSSSTANTPGRERKASAPSAAPLIEAIQSELRKFKQQKD; encoded by the exons ATGAAAGCAAAACTGACGCGTTGTGTGtcaattttattgtttctggTCATTTTGAACAAGTGCAAGGGGCGCGGGGTTGAGGCAGTTGGACAGGCTCTGATACAATTAAGTCACG aTGATGATTTAGATGATAACTATCCGGAAATCAAGGATGAGGTGCATTTGGAGGATTTCTTCTGGACGGGCTCAGGCGACGGGCCGCCCGACTATCTGAAGAAGGTGCACACAGGCATCAGCAAGGGCAAGGATGTCATAGTCAAGACGGAAACCGTGGTGGCCACCGTCTACGTGGATGGCAACAAT gaAATCGAGATACCGATTTGTCTGGACTGCAGGCCTGATGATGGTGGCGGCAATTGGGATTTGGGTGCACCTGGTATGCCGCCGCTGAATTACTCCTCAACGGATCGTCGCTATTGGCTACTGACTGTCATGTCTGGTTTCTACACGTCCAGGGATAACCCCATGCTGGAGGAGAAGCTGGCGCGTCTATATCGGTTGGCTTTTACTAG ACAGCAGACACGCCACCTGGGCATAAATGGAGCACAACAAATTGCGGGCGTTTCTATAGAATCATCACGTGAGCGCCGCCAGCCGGGGCCAGATATAAGCACTACGACCACCACATGGCCGGGCGATGATGTCGAAATATTCGATATGCAGGTGGATACAACGCATCAAATCAAAACTGTGTGGGCGGCGGGTGCGGAGCCCGAATGGGCAGTCGCTGACTCAGCAGAGTCAAGTGAGTCGCCGCTGAGCAGCTCCACGGTGGCAACCATAGCGACAGAGTCCATGGACTACAGCGCATATGTTACGCTTATCCCCTGGGAGTTAATACAGCAGAATGGCAAGTCGGAGAAGTTGCAGGAAATGCGCGAGGCGTTGTTAagtcaacaacagcaggaggagcagcaacaacaacaacggcaacaacagtcACTCTATAGGGAGGACCGAGTGCGGGTTGTTATACACAACATCACGCAAGTCAGCGAATCGGAGCTGCTTAAGTGGAACAGCTCGGCTAGCAATGTGGCTGACTCCGATGC CAATGAGCGACCTGTAGCCAATCAAACGGAACTCATCTATACAGTCCTTGTGAATGGGCGACCAGTTTTGGCCACCACGGCTGCTAAGGACATGGAACTGGTTAGCGAGGCGGAGGCAGCTAGCACGCTGGGCAAGgccatatatatgaaatctgAAC CTTATATTAGGGAGCCCACGGCTACAGCCTTGGCGCCGGTGCCACGTAGCGGACAGGCAGGCTTTTTCAACTCTGTGAAGAACAATGTGGTGCTGGTGGTCATTAGCTCTGTGGCCATTCTGCTCTTGATGCTGCTATTGGTGGCCATCCTGTTGCTGGGACGCACACGTGCTCGCCAGCGTGAGCTAAGTGCGGTAAATAG AACCTCCTCGCGCAACGAGCTTTTATCAGAGGGTCAGTCCATGCGACCCAGTTCGCGTGGTACTTTGCTGGACAGCGCTGCGGGTGGCTCTGCTCCTAATCCCGGTGATCAGAGCACCACACGGACTCGGGATGTGGGCGTGCAAAATTTTTCGTACGAGCGAGAGCCACGCATCAGTTTTCCGGCACCGCCAGCTGAGGCACACACGCGTACACGGCGTGATTCCATTTCCTCAACGGATAATACCTCCGACTCTTCGGTTTATTGTCCCATTAACCCGCCCAGTGCCGATGTGCAGCGTATATTGGACGACAAGGCGTCACGCCTATTTGACGGGCACAAGCGACGGCGGCATCAGTATGATCGTGCTGAGGGAGGACTCGAGGATACCATATATGCCTCGGTGGTATCGGAGAAGAAGGGCGACAAGTCGCGCCACAAGTCGAAGCGTCGCTATCTAAATGAGAATCGTGTTGGGTCGCTGGAAACCAGTCCGGTTCAGGGCTCGTTGGGTCAAAGCAACTCTTCCACGGAGGAGGGTAACTCGCCGGCTGCCACGCGTCGCAGCTATGAGAACTTTCAACGCAATGAGGCTTACAATCCGCACAACAATTACCATCGCAATaagctgctgcaacagcaaacTATCTTTACGGATAAGGAGTACCCGGAGGATGATACCGTCGGCTCCCCACAAGCCATCAACAGGGAGATGATACGTTCACGCGGCGTACAACCATCAGAGAAGTCTTCAGATACGGCCAGTGTGGGTTCCTTTCTGTCCATGGCCTCTGTACGCGCCTTTCCCAAGAGCACACTGCCCGAACCACTGAATCGCGTGCTGGATCCCGTTTTTGTCACCTATTACGACAATGTGAATGCTGTGGCACCGCAATCCGGAGCAGCACCGCCACAACAGAACTCCACCAGATCCCTGAAGTCACACAAATCCCTTGGGAGCAGGGATAGCACCATTGCGACCATTGCCAGTTTTCCCAGCCCGAAGGCTCCACCTCCAGTACGGAATGTGCGTTCCGCTTCGCACAGTGATAATCCAGATCCGGGTTGTGTGGGACCCGTCGTCTGGGAGCGGCACAAGAAACGTCTCAGCAGCAGCGCTGACAACCAGG AGGCCCGGAGCTATGCTGACTTTAGCCCCAGTCCCATGCACGATGCTTCCGCCATACGCAACCACTATGAGGGTTTATTGGAGGGCGCCATGCAGATGTACGCCAGCCAGGATGATCTGCCCATGCCACTGCCCTCGCGTGATTTTACCAACAAGCGACGTACCACAAAACGCGAGCATCGCGGCTCTTCCGCCGGCCTGCCCAG CAATCCCCCAAAAGCATATAACACTGCGGATCGGCCGGCCACTGCACAGCCGGAGAAGACGCCAAAATCGGCCCAGTCCACGCAGCCGCCATCGCCCACCTACAGCGCTTGGGGCAGCAGTCTGCACGGTTCCCACTCACCGCTGGTGCGGCCACTGAGCGCTGGTCCCTTTCTGCGGCCCGAAACTATTTTGGAGATTTCCCGGGGCGCACTTATCACCTCCAGCTCCACAGCAAATACGCCGGGACGTGAGCGTAAGGCATCGGCGCCTTCGGCCGCGCCACTTATCGAGGCCATTCAAAGCGAACTGCGCAAGTTCAAGCAGCAGAAGGATTAA
- the LOC6633027 gene encoding endocuticle structural glycoprotein SgAbd-9 codes for MTAAKLIFVTALVAVMAASCSAGFLDYIFPTIMTEYYNQVPTKEGYRFDLKDPNGSSREEIGVIMNPGTPEEQLVVMGTYSTYDEKTDTDTITMYTADKDGYKTRYQIKNRKLSPGALKSAAG; via the exons ATGACAGCTGCGAAATTG ATATTTGTTACTGCTTTGGTGGCTGTTATGGCAGCCAGCTGCTCTGCTGGTTTCCTTGACTATATTTTCCCCACCATCATGACGGAATATTACAACCAGGTGCCCACCAAGGAGGGTTACCGCTTTGA CTTGAAGGATCCTAATGGTAGTTCCCGCGAGGAAATTGGTGTTATTATGAATCCGGGCACACCCGAGGAGCAGCTGGTTGTTATGGGTACCTACTCCACCTACGATGAGaaaacagatacagatactatTACCATGTATACTGCCGATAAGGATGGTTACAAGACTCGCTATCAGATCAAGAATCGCAAACTGAGCCCCGGCGCACTGAAATCTGCCGCAGGCTaa